CGACGTCGACGCGCCGATGGACCACCGCCGCATCCAGGCGCTGGTGACCGAGGCCGGCACGCTCCTCGAGGGCGTGCACCTCGACCAGCGCGAGGACGAGTGGGTCGGTGCCCGGCCGTGCACGTCCGACGGGCTCCCGCTCGTCGGCGCCACGAACGACCCCCGGGTCTTCGTCTCCGGGGGCCACGGGATGTGGGGGATCACGCTGGGCCCGGTCACCGGCAGGCTGCTCGCCGAGCAGATCGTCACCGGCGTACGCCCCGAGCCGCTGCGCGCGGTCGACCCGCTGCGCTGAGAATCAGCGCTCGGCGGCGTCGGCTCGGGCGCGCGCGATCTCGAGGCGTACGGCCAGCCGTTGGGCGGCGTCGTCGAGGTCGATCGGGCAGGTCTCGGCCAGCCTGGCCAGCCGGTAGCGCACCGTGTTCGGGTGCACGCCGAGCGCGCGGGCGGCCCGGCCGACCTCACCCCAGTGGTCGAGGACGGCCTCGAGGGTCGTCAGCAGCGTGGCGTCGGCGCCCGGCGCGGTGAGGCCGGCGACAGGGGAGACGAGCGGCATCCGGGCCATGCCCCCGAGGGCGCGACCGAGCACCAGCTCGGGCCAGCAGTCTTCGACCGACGCCACCGCGTGGCGCGCGCCCTCGAGGCCGATGGTGGACAGCTCGGCGGCCTCGGTGCGCGACCGGGGCAGGTCGGCGAGCGTCTCCACCGCGGAGCCGAGGCGCAGCCCGACCGAGGGGCTGCGTACGGACTCGGCGCGCACCAGGTCGGTGAACCAGTCGTGGCCGCCGGGGCCCGTCGAGCTGTCGAGCACCGCATAGAGCAGCCCGTCGAGGTCGACCACGACCGGCTGCCGCCACCCGTGGCGCCGGGCCAGGATCACCCACAGCTCGGCCCGCGCGTCGAGGCCCAGGCCCTCCGGTCCGAGGAGCGCGGCGACCCGCCACGGCTCGGACCCGAGCCATTCCGGCCGGTCGGAGGTCTCTTCGCGCAACGCGGTGCGGACGTGGTCGAGCTGCGTCTGACGGTGCAGCTCGGTGTGGGCACGCAGGCGCAGCAGATAGAGGGCGATCACCTCGACGGCCGCCCGCAGCTCGCCCGCGCGCGTGGTTCGCGGAGGAGCGTCGACCACGGCCCAGATCGAGCCGAGCCACTCGCCGCCGGCACGCACCGGGATGACGTAGCGAGGCCGAGCCCCGGAGTCGACCGCGGGCACGAAGAGCGGCTCGTCGGAGCGGGCCAGATGACGGAAGACGCCGACGGAGCGGAAGTGGTTGCGCACCTCCCGCGGCACCCGCCGGGCGACGATGGTCGACATCCGCGCCTGGTCGACGTCCTCCTGGCCGGTGGAGTAGGCGAGCACGCGCGAGGTGGCGTCCTCGACGGTGACGGGCGCGCCGACGAGCGCACTGACCTTGTCGGCCATATCGAACAGGTCGGAGTAGAGGTTGTCGGCCGGCTCCTGGCTCCGCCCGGTGTGCGCGGCCTCGAGCGCCTTCCGAAGCATCGCCATCACCGGCGACCACGGCGACTGGTCGGGCACTGCCAGCAACGGGACCCCGCGGACCGCGCAGCGTCGCCGCACCTCGTCGAGGTCGGCCCAGGTGCGTCGAAGCACCAGGGCTGCCGCGTCGTGGGCCTTGTCGACGATCTCGAGGGCGTCGTCCGGCGAACGTACGCCCACGGCGAGCACCACGTCGCCCTGCTCGACCTGCACCGGTCCGGTGGCCTCGACCAGCTCCACGCCGAGCACGGGCCGGGCCTCCCCGGGCTGGGCCAGCTCGGCGAAAGCAGGTGCGACCGCCTGCGCCAGGTCTGCTGCGGTGATCATCCGGTCACTGTGCCACGAGGCCGAGGCGCTCGGTGGGGAGGCGGCGCGGGCTCACGCGCCCGCGGCGGCCTGGTGGAGCGTACGGATCTCCTCGACCAGCTCGGGCACGGGCCCGACCGCTTCGACAGCGGGTGCGACCTCGCCGATCGCGAGCGGCAGCACCGGTGACTCGGCCGCGCCCCAGCCGGCTCGCCACTGCGTCAGCTGCTCGGAGGAGGCGATGTAGACGACCCGGCCGACGCCGGACCAGCCCTGCCCCGCCGCACACATCGGGCAGTGCTCGCCGGAGGTGTAGATCGTCGCGCCCGCACGCGCCTCCGGATCGAGGTTGAGGGCTGCCCAGCGGGCGAGGGCGATCTCCGGATGGGCCGTCGGGTCGCCGGTCGAGTGCTCGCGGTTGCGGTCCTCCCGGAGCGCGTTGCCGACAGCGTCGGCCAGGACCGACCCGAACGGCCCGTCACCGTCGGCCAGCGCCTCGGCGGCCAGCTCCAGGCAGCGTCGCAGGTGGGCCATGTCGGTCGGGGTGATCTCGGTGCTGGGCTGGTCGTTGGTCACCGCTCCAGTCTGCGGCCGGCCGCTGCGTACGTCGCGTTATTTCGGAGCGGTCAGCCGGCCTTGATCGCAGCGCACGCGATCCGGTCTCCGGCGTCGCCGGTCTTGGTCGTGTCCTCGTCCGGCCCCTCGGGGGCATACCTCTCCGGGACGTTGGCGTAGTTGTCACGGTCCGCGTGGATCATGAACGCGCTGCCGTCGTCATCCTGGAGCTCCTCGAGGGTGAACGGGCCCGTGAACTCCAGGCTCGCGTTGCCGTCGTCGTCGACGAGGAGCGCCGGCAGGTCGCCGAGGTGGTCGCCGTGCTCGCTCTCGTCGGGGTTGAGGTGGCCGCCCGCGGAGAGGAAGTCGCCGGTCTTCGACGGGTCGTCGGGTGCCGCGCTGTCGGCCTCGCACTTGCCGGTCGTGTGCACGTGGAAGCCGTGGTAGCCGGCCTTCAGACCGCTCGCCTCGACGCTGATCTGCAGGGTGCCGTCGTCCTCGTCGATCTCGACGGTGCCGACCCGTTTCCCGTCAGGGTCGGCGAGCTTGGCGCTCACCTCGCCGCGGTCGGTGGCGCCGGAGTCCGACGCCCCTCCGCAGGCGGTGAGCGCCAGCACGCCACAGGCGGCCAGGGCAGCGGTCGATACGAGCCGGGACATGGGATACCTCCACGAGAACGGGATCCGGTCACTGCCACCGTACAGCCGGTCACAGCCCGAGCTCGGTGAGCCTTCGCGAGATCCGGGAGTCGGTGGAGATGACAGGTGACCCGTCGGCAACCCAGGCCTCGCCGTCGAAGTAGCGGGTCACGATGTGCTCGCTGATCCGGGTGACCATCGCCTGCATCGTCAGCGTCGGGTTGGGTCCGCCCACCGAGTTGGGCAGGGCGGAGTTGTCGGCGACGAAGAGCCGCTTGACCGCCCGGGTCTCGCCGCTGTGGTCGACCACCGAGTCGTCCTCGGAGTCACCCATCCGCATCGTCGAGTGCACGTGCAGGGGGAGCGCCGGCCAGTCCATCCGATAGACCTTCTTCGCGCCGGCGCCCTTCAGCAGCCGGGCAGCCTCGTGCGCGAGGAACTCGCGGTTGCGTCGGCTCCGGGAGGTGCGGTGCCGGTTGTCGAACCGGACCTTCGGGATCGGGCCGTTCTCGTCGGCGGGCAGGGTCGAGAGAGTGACCCGGTTGATCGGGGAGACGTCGTCGTCGACGATGCTGACGACGTTGAGGATGTTGTCGAGACCGTGCGAGAGCACGTCCTTCAGCTCCGGACCGACCAGCCGGCCGGTGGTGCCGTCCCAGGGGCCGGTCATACCGCGGCCGTTGGAGTACTGGTCGCGGATCCCGCTGTCGGAGAAGGTCATCGTGAACGCCTCGATGCCCGGCATCAGGCCGACGTTCATGTTCATCCCGTAGCCGGGGTATTCGGTGCGCGCCGCGGACGCCGGCCCCTTCGAGCTGCCGACGTTCTCGTCGAAGAGACCGAAGGTCCAGTCCAGGTAGTGGTCGGTGAACCCGCGCCCGACCCAGTCGTTGGGGTTGGGCAGGTCGCTGTTGAACCACAGCCGCGGGTTCTCCACGGCTCCACCGGACATCACGACGACCTTCGCGTCCTCGGTGTGCACCATGCCGGTCGGGTTGTCCAGCCAGGTCACGCCGGTCGCGGTCAGCTCGCCCTTGACCTTTTCGGTACGGATCTTGGTGACCGTCGCGTCCGTGACCAGCCCGACGGCCTTGCCGCCGGAGGCCCAGGACTCGGCGGTGAGCGCCATCGGCATGTAGCTGTTGTCCGTCGAACGCTTCGCGACCAGGTTGCGCGGCGCCTTGTCGGGCGATGCGCACCCCTGGAAGCAGTGTCCGCAGAAGGTGCAGCCGGTCGCCTGCGGATACTTCAGCAGGTTGGCGTCGTTCGTCCGGCCGGCGGTGCCGCCCGGCTGGAGGATCGCGTTCTCCTGCGGACGGTAGGACGCCTCGAGCGTCGTCTTCGTCTTCTGGACCGGAAGGCCGAGGGTCTCGCAGCCCTGGAGGTAGACCGACTCCTTGGTGCCGACGGCCGCCGTCTGCACGGGCAGGGTGGTCTCCACCCACTCGTAGTAGGGCACCAGGTCGGCATAGGAGAACGGGAAGCGGTGGTCGACGTCGTACAGGGCGGCGTCGGGGCCGTCGTACCCGGTGAAGACCCCGGGGTAGGCCCGTGGGCTGTTGCCGAAGTAGTGCTGCGTCGTGCCGCCGACGCCGGAGACCTGCCACAGGAAGGAGTTCTGCGGCAGCTCGCGGTAGGCCGCGGGCTTGGTGCGGTCCTCCTGGCCGACCCGGAGGTAACCGGTCAGCGGGTTGTTGGCATCGTTCTCGAGGCGGCTCCACTGCTCGCGCGGTTTGGCGTGCCGCGGCCCACCCTCGATCACGAGTACGTCCAGGCCTTGAGCGGCGAGCTCCTTGGCGGCGACCGCGCCGCCACCGCCGGCACCGATGATGATCACGTCGCGCATCAGAGGGGGCTCACTTTCTGTCGTCCCTGGTAGTAGCCCTTGAACTCGTCCCAGCCGTCCATGCTCCCGGGGTCGTACTTCGCCAGACCCCAGCCGAGGGGTGGCTTGGCGACGGTCAGGGTGGCGGCGTCGAACGTCGACCACTCGGAGTAGGCGCCGAACGCCGAGAACTCCAGCAGGGCGCCGGCGATGAACTGCAGGATGCCCGACACGGACCCCTTCAGCGGCTCGGGCAGCTCGCGGTCGATCGAGCCGACGAGCTGCGGGTCGGCCTGCTCCAAGAGCTCGAAGACCTCGGCCTTCTTCGCGAAGGACAGCCGGGAGAACGGTGAGAGGTGCGGCCCGGCCGCCGACCCGGGATCGACCCGTACGGCCTGTGTGTTGAGGAGGAGCGCGATCACCGCGGACAGCGGCAGCGCCGAGTCGTTGCGGAGCAGCACCTTGACCACGTCGTCGAGATCGGCGAGCAACGAGTTGGTCACCACCGGGATCGCAGGCGGCACCACGATCGGTACGTCGGCGAGACCGTTGGCGAGCGCCCGGCCGACCGCGGCGGCGACCTGGTCCGACATCGGCACGTAGTTGTCGAGGGACTCGATGAGGAAGTCCGGAGTCCTGGCCTCCATCGCGCCGGGCTCCTCGCGCGGCGTTCCCTGGGTCCTCGAGTAGGCGTCGGGACCGGGCACCACGAAGACCGCGAGTCCGTTGAGCGTGTCCCGGGCGATGGCCGCCAACAGCTTGGCGACCTGGTCGACCAGTGGATCGGCCGGTGACCCGCTGGTGACGGCCCTCGCGACACCGGGCACCGCGGTGCCGGCCGCGGCCAGGGCGCCCAGCACCCCGACACGGGTCAGAAAGAAGCGACGATCGACGTGCGGTGTCTCCATGACACATACCTCCGAGCTCGATACGCATCTCACAGTGCCACCGCGATCGGGCCGTCGGCATCAGTGACACGCACAGAGTTGGCGGAGCCAAACTGTGCTGGCGCACAGCTGGAGGTCGTCGATTCAGGACGCGAGCAGTGCGAGTCTCAGCAGCATCTGGTCGTCACCGTCGTCGAGGCGGCAGCCGGTCAGATCCTCGATCTGCTTGAGGCGGTAGACCACGGTGTTGCGGTGACAGTGCATCTCGGTCGCGGTCGCCGAGGTCGACCTGTTGTTGGCGAACCACCGGCCCAGGGTCTCCAGCAGCGACTCCTGCTTGTCGAGGGGGAGCGAGAGCAGGTCGCCCAGTGCGCGGGACCGGATCCGGTCGGCGATCGGTCGGTTCGCGGCGACCAGCACCTGGGGAAGCCTCTCGGTCAGCGCGGCGACGCCCGGCTTCTCGGCGGGCAGGCTGGCCAGGACGAGCTCGGCCATCCGGAACTCGGTGACCACGTCGGCAAGGCCCACCGTCTCCTGGGAGACACCGACCCAGCCGTCGACGATCGACGAGAGCCGACCCACCAGCTGCGTGACGGTCGCCTGTCCCAGCTCGACGAGCCCGATCTCGCGGTCCGCACGCAGGCGCCACTCGGACCGGAACCCGGCGGCGGCGAGGGCGGCGCCTGGCGACGGGGGAGGCCCCGGTGAGGCGCGGTGCCGGATCACGACGACCGCGATCCGTGCCGCCGAGGTCAGCTCCAGGATGCGCATCGCCTCGGCGGCGAAACCCGGGTCTGCCGCGCGCCCCTCCAGCAGCCCGTCGAGGATCGCCTGCCTGCGTTCGATGTCGCGCCGCTTGGCCTCGAGCTCTCGGGTGCGGTATTCGTCGGCGACCGCGGTCGACATCAGGTCGATCAGCTGCATGACCTGGACGGCACTGTCCAGGAGCTCGTCCAGCAGCTCGGGGGCCCGGGAGCGGGCCTCGTCGAGGATCGCGGCCCAGATCACCTCGGTGCCGAGGCGGTAGGCGTGCAGGACGGACTCGAGCGGGAAGCCGGCGTCGGCTCGGCGCCGCGCGGTGATCTGGGCGGCGTCGAAGACGTCCACGCCCGGCGGTATCCGGTCGGCCAGCGACTGGAGGGAGCGCACCATGTTGTCGCGACACGACCGCAGCAGCTCCTCAGCCGCGATCAGGTCGGTGGTCGCGTAGCGCTCGTCCTTGATGAGGAGCGTGTCGCGCAGCACCGTGCCGAGCTCCTCGGCACGCGGCAGCAGGCGCTCCGCCAGTGCGCGGGTGATCGCCAGGGGCTGGGGGACGGGGACGGGTGGCGGCGGTGTTTCACCAGTCGGCTGGCGGGACATGTGCTGGAGGCTACCAACGCGACGCTCCGTGTCTTCCTGAGGTCGTTTGTGCAATCAGCACAGGGCCGTGTGGCTGTCGTCACCGGTGTGGCCCGCCCCGGTTGCGGCCGGGACGGGCCGATTCCGGCCGCCTAGGCCGAGGCCACGTCCGGGACGGGCCGCGCAGCCCGGCCGCTGCGCAGGAAGGCCAGGGCGACGGCGGAGACGGCGACGACGACGGCAGCACCGATGTAGAGATGCACCGGGGTCCAGGACGAGTCGAGCAGGCGCCCGGCGAGCATCGGCGACAAGATCGCTCCGATGCGGCCGATGCCGATCGCCCAGCCCATGCCGGTGGTGCGGATCTCGGTGCCGTAGACCGCCGGCGTGATCGTGTAGAGCCCGGCGATGCAGCCGTTGATCAGCGCGCCGACGACGACGCCGATGATCAGCGCGACCGTGAGCAGGGCGGTGCTGGTGATGAAGACGACCATGGTCAGCGACGAGAGCACCGTGAAGCCGATGAGCACCAGGCGATTGTCGAGCCGGGAGGCGACGACGCCGTAGAGAACAGAGCCTGCCGTGCCGCCCAGCGCCAGCATCATGCCGGCGGTGACCGCGTCGGCCTCCGACATCCCCGAGGTCACCAGCAGCTGCGGGGTCCAGCTGTTGACGAAGTAGAAACCGAACATCGTGGCCAGGAAGGCGACCCAGATCAGCAGGGTGGAGCGACGCAGCTCGGAGCCGAGCAGCACGCCGGGGTTGCCGCTCCGGCGCCGGGCTGTCGTGACCGGTGCGGTGCCGAGCGAGTCGGCGGTGACAGCAGGCTGGCCCAGCCGCCCGAGGATCCGGTTGATCCGCTCCACGGCCTGACGCGGTCGGCGCTGGACGAGGAAGTCGACCGACTCGGGCAGCAGCATCACGAGGAGAACCAGCGCGACCCCGGTCGCGACGCCACCGGCGACGAAGACGCTGCGCCAGCCGAGATCGGTCAGCATGCCGCGGGCCGCGATGCCGCCCAAGGTGGCACCGATGCCGTATCCGGCCGTGTAGATCCCGATCGCCAGACCCCGCCATCGGGAGGAGGAGTATTCGCTCGCGATCACGTTGGTGCTGGCCAGGATGCCGCCCACGCCGAGCCCGGTGACGACCCGAGCGAGGCCGAGCAGGATCGCGGACGGAGCGGCCGCCGAGAGCAGCATGCCGAGCGTCGCCAGACCGACGCTGACCAGGATCAGCGGCCGACGGCCGATGACGTCGGCGACCGGGGCCAGGGCCAGCGAGCCGACGGCCATGCCGACGAGCCCGGCGCTCAGCAGCAGGCCGAGCTCCGAGCCGCTCAGCGCGAACTCCTCGGTCAGCGAGGAGGCCGTGAAGGCCATCGCCATCACGTCGAATCCGTCCAGACAGTTCAGCAGGACGCAGAGCGCGACGACCATCCACTGGTACGGGGTCATCGCGGCGGCGTCGATGCGCGCACGAAGGTTCATCTCGGGTCTCTTTCGGTGTGGGGTTTCACGGAAGGTGGAGGGTCACGGCGGCGGGGTCGGCCGAGCCCGACCCCGACTCGCCGCGGGCTGCTCGCGCCACGCAGAGGCACAAGGAGGCGTACGTCTCCTTCTGCTGCCGGCTCAGGAACACGTCGCGGTGGTCGATGCGGCCGCTGACGTCGAGGACCTTGACCTGGCAGATCCCGCACTCGCCCTTGCGGCAGTCCCACATCACGTCGACGCCGGCGTCCTCGAGCGCGTCGAGCATCGAGCTGTCCTTGCCGACGCTGACCGAACGGTCGAGCTGGGGGAGGTGTACGACGAACTCCTCGGCCGCCCAGGCGCCGCTGCTGCCGAAGGTCTCGAACCGCAGGTTGGGTTCGGGCAGCTCGCGGGCCACCCAGGCGCGGCGGATCGCGTCCATCAGCCGGATCGGCCCGCACATGTACATCTCGGTCCGGGCCGCTGCCGGCGAGCCGGCGATCTCGCCGACGAGCGTCTCCACGTCGAGGTGTACGTCCTCGTCGTCGACGAACACGCGGACGCGGTCGCCGTGCGTCTCGACGAGCTCGTCGAGGTAGGCCATGACGCGGCGGCTGCGCCCGGCCAGGACGAGGGTGTAGTCGGCGCCGCGGCGGCGCAGGGCGTCGGCCATCGCGACCAGCGCGGTGACGCCGATCCCGCCGGCGACCAGCACGTAGCGGTCCGCGCCGACGCCGAGCGGGAAGCTCTGGACGGGGCCGGTCATCTCGACCACGTCGCCGACCTCGAGCCCGTGCATGTGGCGCGACCCGCCGCGAGACGACGCGGCGAGCTGCACGCCGAGGGTGATCCGGCGGCCGCCGTCCTCGGAGCGCAGGACCGAGTAGGACCGCTTCCGCACGTGGCCGTCGAGCTCGAGCCGGAGGTCGACATGGGTGCCGGGCGCGGCGTGGACGGGACGGTCGGGGGCGAGCACGACGCGGCGTACGCCTTTGGCGAGGTCGGAGGTCTCGACCACACGGCCCTGCTGCCACCAGGTCTGGGTGTTCACTGCCATGGCGGCGGCCTCACTTCGCCGCCGCGGCAGAGGGGAGGCCCTCCGCCTGCAGCATGCGGTCCAGGATCCGGCGCACCCACATCCCGCCGGCGTCGATGTTGAGGCTGTAGAACTCGTGGTCCGGGTTGGCGTCGATCGCGCTCTGCTGGGCGGCGAGCATCTCCTCGTCCTCGCCGAAGACGCCGTGGACGCCCTGGCGCAGCTGGGTGGTGATGGTCTGGCTCTCCAGGCGGTAGTTGCGCATGAAGGCCCAGAAGTAGTGCGACGTGCGCGCGGTCTCCGGGGTGATCGTGTTCATCACGAACCCGTTCACGCCCTGGCTGCGGTCACCCTCGGGGGCGCCGGTGCCGGCCTTGGCGACGCCGACGTCGATGCAGATCGTCGAGGGCGCCTCGAAGTGGATGATCTGCCAGCGGTCGACCTTCCCGGAGAAGCCGGGGAACTTGTCGCGCATGTTCTTCAGCCAGAACGGGGGCGCGTCGATGTTGCGCATCCAGCGGGTGACGGTCACGCCACGATCCGTGTGGCTCACGTCGAACTCGGCCTCGGAGAGCTCGTCCTGCCCGATGCTCGAGCTGTGCACGAACTCCTCGTGGGTGAGGTCCATCAGGTTGTCGAGCACGAGCTGGTAGTTGCAGGGCGCGTAGATCGTCTCGCCGTCGCCGGCCCAGTCGGGGGAGTCCATCTGGTGCATGTCGGGCACGCTGGCGGGGTCGGCGAGATCGGGGTCGCCCACCCAGACCCACACGTAGCGATGACGTTCGACGACCGGGTAGGACGGGACGGTCGCGCTCGGGTTGATCGTCTCCTGGGCGGGCATGCTCGTGCAGCGGCCGGCCGAGTTGTAGCGCAGGCCGTGGTAGGGGCACTGGATCTCGTCGCCGAACAGCTTCCCCTTCGACAGCGGCGCCAGGCGGTGCCAGCACGCGTCGGCCATCGCCACCGCACGACCCTCGCTGTTGCGCCACAGCGCCAGCGGGCGGTCGGCCACGGTGCGGGCGAGCGGCTGCTTCCCGGTGACCTCGTGGTCCCAGGCCGCGACGTACCAGGTGTTGCGGGGGAAGTTGAAGATCTTGCTGGCGGCGGTCGTCGGAGCAGCGGGATCGATGGGACGAGCGACGGCGGTGGTCATGGCGACTCCCTATGGGGATAGGTGTTGTGGTGCTGATCACAAACTAACTATCAATATAGGTAGTGGCAAGGGGTTGGCCGCCGGAAGTCCTCGCCGGAGCTGCCGGGTAGGCTCGCCGAGTCCGCCGTGCTGGAGAGGGGTCGCGATGTCGTTGAGGTACGCGCTGCTGGCGCTGCTCACCTCACGCCCGATGACGGGCTACGACGTCTCCAAGCAGTTCAGCCAGTCGGTCGCCCATGTCTGGCACGCGCCCGACTCGCAGATCTATCCGGAGCTGAACCGGATGGAGCGCGACGGCCTGCTCGAGTCCACCGTGGTGCCGTGGGGCAAGAAGGGCACGAAGAAGGAGTACGCCGTCACCGAGGCCGGGGTGACGGCCTTCCGGGAGTGGATGGACGCGCCGGTCGAGATCCGCCGGCAGCGGGAGCCCGCCTACCTCAAGGCGGCGTATCTGGAGTGGGCCGAGCCCGACGCCGCACGCGCCGAGCTCACCAAGTTCCGCGACTACTGGACCGAGCACATGGCCATGCTCGAAGTCACCCGGGCGACGCTCGTCGACCGCAGCCACCCCACCCTGGCCCGGCGCCTCGATCACTACGACGCCGGCCAGTGGGACCGGATCGTGCGCTACAAGATCTTCGCCTACGACGGCCTCATCGATCAGGCACGCAGCGCGATCGCCTGGGCCGAGCGCGGGCTCCTGCTCGTCGACGAGCTGGAGGGCGCGGCGGACGGCTGAGCCGCCCTCCTCAGCGCTTGACGGCCGAGTGGACGCAGACCATTCCCTGCAGGAACCCGTGGTGGCGTACGTCGCTGAAACCGGCCCTCTCCAGGGCCGCGGCGAGCGGGGCGGGGCGGAGGAAGGCCAGCGTCGACTCCTGGAGGAAGCCGTAGTCGCCGGGGTCGCTCCCGATGAGGCGGCCCACGATCCGGGGCCAGCGGCCGCCGACGACGCGGGCGGCCGAGCCGAGCGGGCCCTCGCGGCCGGGTCCGGTCTCGAGCGCGACCAGGCGCCCGCCCGGCTTGAGCACGCGCCACTGCTCGCGGAGCGCGGCGTCGAGGTCGTCGACGAGGTAGCGGAGCAGGTAGCCGTGGGTGATCACGTCGAAGGAGGCATCGTCGAACGGCAGGGTGTGCGCATCCATCTCCATCCATTCGATGGTGTCGGCGCTGGGCTGCCGGCGGGCGACGGTGAGCATCTCCGGGGTCAGGTCGGCGGCGACGATCCGGGCCGTCGGCTGCCGCCGGCGAGCATCGAGGGCGAGCTGGCCGGTGCCGGTCGCGAGGTCGAGGAGCTCCTCGTCGGGGCCCAGGGCCGCGAGCCGCTGGATCAGACGTCGCCAGCGGCGGTCCATGCCGCCTGTCATCAGGGTGTTGCCGAGCTCATAGCTCGGCGCGACCCGGGTGAACATCTCGCGAACCTGCTGGGGCGCGAGCTCGGGCATCTGTCCGTCCGGCACGACCGGTCACCTCCTGGGAAGACTCCAGCCGACGTCTGGAGAGTGTTCCCCAGTTCTACCCTCTCCGCGGCGATGAGCCGTGGTCGGCGACGATCTCAGCACCCTGACGACACGCGGTCAGGAGCGTCCCGCACTCATCGGTGCTCAGACCGCGCGAGGGTGCTGCGCCAGCGCCCGGTCGTAGGCTTCCCAGGCCCGCCACGACTCCAGGGCCCGCTCTCCTTGCGGTTTGAGACCGTCGACCTTGTGGTAGGAACCGCCGCTGGCGTACTGCGACTCCCGGCCGGTCACCAGCGAGAGCAGCATCGGGAGCACGCTCTCCTCGGTCACCGTGATGGTGCCGACGCGAAAGGTCTGCCGCACCCACTCGGCTCGCCGCTCGGAGCCCAGCACGAGCACCACCGGCAGCTCGAGGGCGCGGTCGATCGCGTCGAGGATCGGCCCCAGCCCCTCCGGCACCCACCGCTCGCCGTCGGGCGGTGCGAGCTCGCGGGTGCCGTCGTTCGAGTACGCAGGGAGCTGGCCGGTCAGCGGCCCGGCGATCTTCTGGGAGCCCGTGCCCGGCGAGGGCGGCGTCGGCTCCGGGGCGGGCGCCGGGGCGATGTCGGCGGTCGCCTGCGTGCCGGCCTTCCGGCGCGCCCGGATCGCGGGGATCTTCATGCTGAACGTGAAGCTGCCGGTGCGGGTGGTGGGGTCGATGTGGCGGCCGGGCGCCGGCTCCGGTGCCTGGCCCACGACGGGCGCCGGAGCGGGGTCGGGTGTCGGTGCGGACGCGGGTGTCGTCGCCGTCGTGATCAGGCCGGCGGCATGCTTCCCGTGCGCGCGCACCGAGCCGTCGGCGGCGAGCTCGAAGAGCGCCACCCCGATCCTGTCGGCCCAGGCGACGGCGTCGTCGGTGAAGCCGGCGCGGCTGTAGAGCGCGACGGTGCGAGCCGCGTAGGCGTGGCCGGCGCCGCGGACGGCACAGACGCTGCGGGCGTCGGTCGCCGATCGGGTCAGCACGACCTGGGCGACGACGACGTTGTCGGGTCGGCCACCGATGATGTCGACGT
The sequence above is drawn from the Nocardioides albertanoniae genome and encodes:
- a CDS encoding PDR/VanB family oxidoreductase, whose translation is MAVNTQTWWQQGRVVETSDLAKGVRRVVLAPDRPVHAAPGTHVDLRLELDGHVRKRSYSVLRSEDGGRRITLGVQLAASSRGGSRHMHGLEVGDVVEMTGPVQSFPLGVGADRYVLVAGGIGVTALVAMADALRRRGADYTLVLAGRSRRVMAYLDELVETHGDRVRVFVDDEDVHLDVETLVGEIAGSPAAARTEMYMCGPIRLMDAIRRAWVARELPEPNLRFETFGSSGAWAAEEFVVHLPQLDRSVSVGKDSSMLDALEDAGVDVMWDCRKGECGICQVKVLDVSGRIDHRDVFLSRQQKETYASLCLCVARAARGESGSGSADPAAVTLHLP
- a CDS encoding aromatic ring-hydroxylating oxygenase subunit alpha — encoded protein: MTTAVARPIDPAAPTTAASKIFNFPRNTWYVAAWDHEVTGKQPLARTVADRPLALWRNSEGRAVAMADACWHRLAPLSKGKLFGDEIQCPYHGLRYNSAGRCTSMPAQETINPSATVPSYPVVERHRYVWVWVGDPDLADPASVPDMHQMDSPDWAGDGETIYAPCNYQLVLDNLMDLTHEEFVHSSSIGQDELSEAEFDVSHTDRGVTVTRWMRNIDAPPFWLKNMRDKFPGFSGKVDRWQIIHFEAPSTICIDVGVAKAGTGAPEGDRSQGVNGFVMNTITPETARTSHYFWAFMRNYRLESQTITTQLRQGVHGVFGEDEEMLAAQQSAIDANPDHEFYSLNIDAGGMWVRRILDRMLQAEGLPSAAAAK
- a CDS encoding PadR family transcriptional regulator; this encodes MSLRYALLALLTSRPMTGYDVSKQFSQSVAHVWHAPDSQIYPELNRMERDGLLESTVVPWGKKGTKKEYAVTEAGVTAFREWMDAPVEIRRQREPAYLKAAYLEWAEPDAARAELTKFRDYWTEHMAMLEVTRATLVDRSHPTLARRLDHYDAGQWDRIVRYKIFAYDGLIDQARSAIAWAERGLLLVDELEGAADG
- a CDS encoding ubiquinone/menaquinone biosynthesis methyltransferase, with protein sequence MPDGQMPELAPQQVREMFTRVAPSYELGNTLMTGGMDRRWRRLIQRLAALGPDEELLDLATGTGQLALDARRRQPTARIVAADLTPEMLTVARRQPSADTIEWMEMDAHTLPFDDASFDVITHGYLLRYLVDDLDAALREQWRVLKPGGRLVALETGPGREGPLGSAARVVGGRWPRIVGRLIGSDPGDYGFLQESTLAFLRPAPLAAALERAGFSDVRHHGFLQGMVCVHSAVKR
- a CDS encoding restriction endonuclease, whose product is MTGEEAERYAAEHLHALGWPDASPSGSTAAADVDIIGGRPDNVVVAQVVLTRSATDARSVCAVRGAGHAYAARTVALYSRAGFTDDAVAWADRIGVALFELAADGSVRAHGKHAAGLITTATTPASAPTPDPAPAPVVGQAPEPAPGRHIDPTTRTGSFTFSMKIPAIRARRKAGTQATADIAPAPAPEPTPPSPGTGSQKIAGPLTGQLPAYSNDGTRELAPPDGERWVPEGLGPILDAIDRALELPVVLVLGSERRAEWVRQTFRVGTITVTEESVLPMLLSLVTGRESQYASGGSYHKVDGLKPQGERALESWRAWEAYDRALAQHPRAV